From a single Micromonospora sp. WMMD1102 genomic region:
- a CDS encoding MFS transporter — protein MATELRTGVDARPVGAAPLDVRRVQRRTLLLLCLTQVIGGTGMTIGMTVGVLLGARLGGTAVSGLVQSASVVGGALLALPVSRIMRTGGRRSGLAVAYLAGALGGVLIVVAAMLEWVPLLFVGAVFFGGGTTAGLQARYAAVDLAEPTRRGRHLSIAVWATTIGAVTAPNLAAPADRALAWTGVPVLAGPFVFSVLAFVLAAGVLLVFLRPDPLLTARRLAAAGANGAAATGTPVDGAGTTATAADGVPGGGVPSSGAPGGGVPGSGVSGAGAPGSGAPASGAPGKGARAGRDEGLRGALRVVRDLPAARLGISAVAMGHLVMVGVMVMTPVRLGEWHSDAHLLRVVGLVLSLHIAGMFALAPVVGWLTDRVGRRAVILGGLGLLLVACAVAGTAGHDTVRISIGLTLLGLGWSGTMVAGSTLLSESVPVEVRPSVQGLSDLTMGLAGALAGALSGFVIQVAGYPVLNLLAAVAVVPLLALALRTALPRVRADG, from the coding sequence ATGGCGACGGAACTGCGCACCGGAGTCGACGCCCGACCCGTCGGGGCGGCACCCCTCGACGTACGCCGGGTCCAGCGGCGCACCCTGCTGCTGCTCTGCCTCACCCAGGTAATCGGCGGCACCGGGATGACCATCGGGATGACCGTCGGCGTGCTGCTCGGTGCCCGACTCGGCGGCACCGCGGTCTCCGGCCTGGTGCAGAGCGCCTCGGTGGTCGGCGGCGCGCTGCTCGCCCTGCCGGTGAGCCGGATCATGCGTACCGGCGGGCGGCGCTCGGGGCTGGCGGTCGCGTACCTGGCCGGTGCGCTGGGCGGGGTCCTGATCGTCGTCGCGGCGATGCTGGAGTGGGTGCCGCTGCTCTTCGTCGGCGCGGTGTTCTTCGGCGGCGGGACGACCGCCGGGCTCCAGGCCCGGTACGCCGCCGTCGACCTGGCCGAGCCGACCCGCCGGGGGCGGCACCTGTCGATCGCCGTCTGGGCCACCACCATCGGCGCGGTCACCGCCCCGAACCTCGCCGCGCCGGCCGACCGGGCGCTGGCCTGGACCGGGGTACCCGTGCTGGCCGGCCCGTTCGTCTTCAGCGTGCTCGCCTTCGTGCTGGCTGCCGGCGTACTCCTGGTGTTCCTCCGGCCCGACCCGCTGCTGACCGCGCGCCGGCTCGCGGCGGCCGGTGCCAACGGCGCCGCGGCGACCGGCACCCCCGTCGACGGTGCCGGGACCACCGCCACCGCTGCCGACGGCGTTCCCGGCGGCGGCGTTCCCAGCAGTGGCGCGCCCGGCGGCGGCGTTCCCGGCAGCGGGGTTTCCGGCGCCGGTGCTCCGGGCAGTGGCGCGCCCGCCAGCGGTGCGCCGGGCAAGGGGGCGCGGGCCGGGCGGGACGAGGGGCTGCGCGGCGCGCTGCGGGTGGTCCGGGACCTGCCGGCCGCCCGGCTCGGCATCTCCGCCGTCGCGATGGGGCACCTGGTGATGGTCGGGGTGATGGTGATGACCCCGGTACGCCTCGGCGAGTGGCACTCCGACGCCCACCTGCTCCGGGTGGTCGGCTTGGTCCTCAGCCTGCACATCGCCGGGATGTTCGCGCTCGCCCCGGTGGTCGGCTGGCTCACCGACCGGGTCGGCCGGCGGGCGGTGATCCTCGGCGGGCTCGGCCTGCTCCTGGTCGCCTGCGCGGTCGCCGGGACGGCCGGGCACGACACGGTCCGGATCTCGATCGGGCTCACCCTGCTCGGGCTGGGCTGGTCCGGGACCATGGTGGCCGGCTCGACCCTGCTGTCGGAGTCGGTGCCGGTCGAGGTGCGTCCGTCGGTGCAGGGGCTCTCCGACCTGACGATGGGGCTGGCCGGAGCGCTCGCCGGGGCGCTGAGCGGGTTTGTCATCCAGGTGGCCGGCTATCCCGTGCTCAACCTGCTGGCGGCGGTCGCCGTGGTGCCGCTGCTGGCGCTAGCGTTGCGGACGGCGCTGCCACGGGTACGCGCCGACGGGTGA
- a CDS encoding regulatory protein RecX, which yields MAGRRGARTGRGWDAAPSARTGGSGSGRSRRGRAGDPAAASGQGAGAGRWPGRGGGPGEAPGSGDGADEAPAPKPRDEAEAAREICLRQLAVRPRTRAELATAMARRGISTEVAAEVLDRYDEVGIIDDAAFARAWVSSRHQGRGLARRALANELRQRGVDAEIATEALGELDESTEAQTARQLVDRKLRTVTGSPEAVFRRLVGMLARKGYPPGVAIRAVKDALAERDAEAAEFADQIDADALAESGAEPDRDAI from the coding sequence GTGGCAGGACGACGTGGTGCCCGTACGGGCCGGGGGTGGGATGCCGCCCCGTCGGCCCGTACGGGCGGTAGTGGCAGTGGCCGCTCGCGCCGAGGCAGGGCCGGTGACCCGGCGGCGGCTTCCGGCCAGGGGGCCGGCGCGGGCCGGTGGCCCGGGAGGGGCGGCGGGCCCGGCGAAGCACCCGGGTCCGGTGACGGGGCGGACGAGGCGCCGGCGCCGAAGCCGCGTGACGAGGCGGAGGCGGCCCGGGAGATCTGCCTGCGCCAGCTCGCCGTACGTCCGCGTACCCGAGCCGAGCTGGCCACCGCAATGGCCCGGCGGGGCATCTCGACGGAGGTGGCCGCCGAGGTCCTCGACCGCTACGACGAGGTCGGCATCATCGACGACGCCGCCTTCGCCCGGGCCTGGGTGAGCAGCCGTCACCAGGGTCGGGGGCTGGCCCGCCGGGCGCTCGCCAACGAGTTGCGCCAGCGGGGTGTGGATGCCGAGATCGCCACCGAGGCGCTCGGCGAGCTGGACGAGTCGACCGAGGCGCAGACCGCCCGGCAACTCGTCGACCGGAAACTGCGTACCGTTACCGGCTCGCCGGAGGCGGTCTTCCGGCGGCTGGTCGGGATGCTGGCCCGGAAGGGCTACCCGCCCGGGGTGGCGATCCGGGCGGTGAAGGACGCGCTTGCCGAGCGGGACGCCGAGGCGGCCGAGTTCGCCGACCAGATCGACGCGGACGCGCTGGCCGAATCCGGTGCGGAACCCGATCGGGACGCGATCTAG
- a CDS encoding DUF3046 domain-containing protein, with translation MRLTDFWARLEQAFGPAYAGSIAADQVLPQLGGRTVREALEAGEETVVVWRAVCAAYPDRVPARLR, from the coding sequence GTGCGGCTGACAGACTTCTGGGCGCGGCTGGAGCAGGCGTTCGGTCCGGCGTACGCCGGCAGTATCGCCGCCGACCAGGTGTTGCCGCAGTTGGGTGGCCGGACCGTCCGGGAGGCGCTGGAGGCCGGCGAGGAGACCGTGGTGGTGTGGCGGGCGGTCTGCGCGGCGTACCCCGACCGGGTGCCGGCTCGGCTACGCTGA